One segment of Ricinus communis isolate WT05 ecotype wild-type chromosome 8, ASM1957865v1, whole genome shotgun sequence DNA contains the following:
- the LOC8289547 gene encoding NADH--cytochrome b5 reductase 1 isoform X2, whose protein sequence is MDSLQSHKAEMISIAVALLAVGAGTAYYFYLTSKKPKGCLDPENFKEFKLVKRTELSHNVASFKFALPLPTSVLGLPIGQHMSCRGKDSLGEDVVKPYTPTTLDSDVGYFELVIKMYPKGRMSHHFREMREGDYLAVKGPKGRFKYQPNQVRAFGMLAGGTGITPMFQVARAILENPSDKTNIHLIYANVTYGDILLKEELDNLAHNFPNRFSVYYVLNEPPEGWDGGVGFVSKEMIQHHCPPPASDVQILRCGPPPMNKAMAAHLNALGYTSEMQFQF, encoded by the exons ATGGATAGTTTACAGTCTCACAAGGCGGAGATGATAAGCATCGCCGTCGCACTCTTGGCCGTTGGCGCCGGTACCGCCTATTATTTCTATCTCACCTCCAAGAAACCTAaag GTTGCTTGGACCCTGAAAACTTCAAGGAGTTTAAACTTGTTAAGCGCACGGAACTCAGCCATAATGTGGCTAGTTTTAAATTTGCTCTTCCCTTACCAACTTCAGTTTTGGGACTACCAATTGGACAACATATGAGTTGCAG AGGAAAAGACAGTCTTGGTGAAGATGTTGTCAAGCCATATACTCCCACAACTTTGGACTCTGATGTTGGATACTTTGAACTAGTTATAAAG ATGTATCCAAAAGGAAGGATGTCCCACCACTTCCGAGAGATGCGTGAAGGCGATTACTTGGCTGTGAAGGGGCCCAAG GGGCGTTTCAAGTATCAACCCAACCAAGTTAGAGCTTTTGGGATGCTCGCTGGTGGTACTGGAATAACGCCGATGTTCCAA GTTGCTAGGGCCATACTAGAAAATCCCAGTGACAAGACCAACATTCATCTTATTTATGCCAATGTCACATATGGCGACATACTTTTGAAG GAAGAGTTGGATAACCTGGCACACAACTTTCCTAACCGCTTCAGCGTCTATTATGTTCTGAATGAG CCTCCTGAAGGATGGGATGGCGGTGTAGGGTTTGTATCCAAGGAAATGATTCAACACCATTGCCCCCCACCAGCATCAGATGTTCAG ATTTTAAGATGTGGCCCCCCACCAATGAACAAGGCGATGGCTGCTCACCTAAATGCTCTTGGATACACTTCCGAGATGCAGTTCCAGTTTTAG
- the LOC8289547 gene encoding NADH--cytochrome b5 reductase 1 isoform X1: MDSLQSHKAEMISIAVALLAVGAGTAYYFYLTSKKPKGCLDPENFKEFKLVKRTELSHNVASFKFALPLPTSVLGLPIGQHMSCRGKDSLGEDVVKPYTPTTLDSDVGYFELVIKMYPKGRMSHHFREMREGDYLAVKGPKGRFKYQPNQVRAFGMLAGGTGITPMFQVARAILENPSDKTNIHLIYANVTYGDILLKEELDNLAHNFPNRFSVYYVLNESMLITNGCCQPPEGWDGGVGFVSKEMIQHHCPPPASDVQILRCGPPPMNKAMAAHLNALGYTSEMQFQF, encoded by the exons ATGGATAGTTTACAGTCTCACAAGGCGGAGATGATAAGCATCGCCGTCGCACTCTTGGCCGTTGGCGCCGGTACCGCCTATTATTTCTATCTCACCTCCAAGAAACCTAaag GTTGCTTGGACCCTGAAAACTTCAAGGAGTTTAAACTTGTTAAGCGCACGGAACTCAGCCATAATGTGGCTAGTTTTAAATTTGCTCTTCCCTTACCAACTTCAGTTTTGGGACTACCAATTGGACAACATATGAGTTGCAG AGGAAAAGACAGTCTTGGTGAAGATGTTGTCAAGCCATATACTCCCACAACTTTGGACTCTGATGTTGGATACTTTGAACTAGTTATAAAG ATGTATCCAAAAGGAAGGATGTCCCACCACTTCCGAGAGATGCGTGAAGGCGATTACTTGGCTGTGAAGGGGCCCAAG GGGCGTTTCAAGTATCAACCCAACCAAGTTAGAGCTTTTGGGATGCTCGCTGGTGGTACTGGAATAACGCCGATGTTCCAA GTTGCTAGGGCCATACTAGAAAATCCCAGTGACAAGACCAACATTCATCTTATTTATGCCAATGTCACATATGGCGACATACTTTTGAAG GAAGAGTTGGATAACCTGGCACACAACTTTCCTAACCGCTTCAGCGTCTATTATGTTCTGAATGAG AGCATGTTGATAACAAATGGTTGTTGTCAGCCTCCTGAAGGATGGGATGGCGGTGTAGGGTTTGTATCCAAGGAAATGATTCAACACCATTGCCCCCCACCAGCATCAGATGTTCAG ATTTTAAGATGTGGCCCCCCACCAATGAACAAGGCGATGGCTGCTCACCTAAATGCTCTTGGATACACTTCCGAGATGCAGTTCCAGTTTTAG
- the LOC8289544 gene encoding probable carboxylesterase 15 isoform X2 → MAAFFSCRALQSFLSPSFSSSSCSSFPNAHYLPQLLPIKLEFPSVSCCSCTHAKLLHPSTNLIFLLDRPFLDTQTALATISVVAAIALSLFLGLKGDPVPCDRCAGNGGTKCVFCNDGKMKQETGLVDCRVCKGAVAPRNMSNSTPYEVDECRGVLRVYSDGSIWRSTEPSFKVPVHDGGSVLWKDCLFDPVHNLHLRLYKPASSSSSTKLPVFYYIHGGGFCIGSRTWPNCQNYCFKLALDLQAVIISPDYRLAPENRLPAAIEDGFMAMKWLQAQALSEEADTWLSEVADFSKVFISGDSAGGNIAHNLAVRLGAGSPELSPVRVKGYVLLAPFFGGMVRSVSEVEGPKDAFLNWELIDRFWRLSIPIGDTTDHPLVNPFGPYSQSLELVNLDPILVIMGESDLLKDRAKDYAERLKAWGKKIEYVGFEGKQHGFFTIDPNSEASNKLMLLIKSFINENDYQNIHF, encoded by the exons ATGGCTGCATTCTTTTCTTGCAGAGCTCTccaatcttttctttctccttctttttcttcttcttcttgttcttcttttcCAAATGCTCATTATCTTCCACAATTACTCCCAATAAAACTAGAATTCCCATCTGTCTCCTGCTGCAGCTGCACCCATGCGAAACTCCTCCACCCATCCACCAATCTTATCTTCTTACTCGACAGGCCTTTTTTGGACACTCAGACTGCTCTTGCCACTATCAGTGTCGTTGCTGCCATTGCGCTCTCTCTCTTCTTGGGCCTCAAG GGAGATCCTGTTCCCTGTGATCGCTGCGCGGGAAATG GTGGCACAAAATGTGTTTTTTGCAATGATGGCAAGATGAAGCAAGAAACGGGCTTGGTAGACTGTAGGGTTTGCAAGGGTGCAG TAGCACCCAGAAATATGTCCAACTCTACTCCTTATGAGGTCGATGAATGCAGAGGAGTTCTTCGCGTTTACAGCGATGGCTCAATCTGGCGTTCTACTGAGCCAAGCTTCAAAGTTCCTGTTCATGATGGTGGTTCTGTTCTATGGAAAGATTGCCTCTTTGACCCTGTTCATAATCTTCACCTCCGGCTCTACAAGCCAGCTTCTTCATCCTCTTCCACCAAGCTTCCAGTCTTCTATTACATCCATGGTGGTGGCTTTTGCATTGGTTCTCGGACTTGGCCCAACTGTCAAAACTACTGTTTCAAGCTTGCCTTGGACCTTCAAGCTGTGATAATCTCTCCGGATTACCGTTTAGCTCCGGAAAACCGGCTTCCTGCTGCCATTGAGGATGGATTCATGGCCATGAAATGGCTTCAAGCTCAGGCTTTGTCCGAGGAGGCGGATACATGGCTATCTGAGGTTGCTGATTTTAGTAAGGTTTTCATTTCTGGTGATTCAGCTGGTGGGAATATTGCACATAACTTGGCTGTTCGGCTAGGAGCTGGATCGCCCGAGTTGTCCCCTGTTCGGGTGAAGGGTTATGTACTTTTGGCACCCTTTTTCGGTGGGATGGTGAGGTCTGTATCAGAAGTAGAGGGGCCTAAAGACGCATTTCTGAACTGGGAGCTCATTGACAG ATTTTGGAGATTATCCATTCCCATTGGCGATACAACTGATCACCCTCTAGTGAACCCATTTGGACCATATAGCCAGAGTCTTGAACTAGTAAATCTTGACCCAATTCTAGTGATCATGGGAGAAAGTGATCTGCTGAAAGATCGTGCTAAGGATTATGCAGAGAGACTGAAAGCTTGGGGAAAGAAGATCGAATACGTTGGATTCGAAGGAAAGCAACATGGCTTCTTCACCATTGATCCTAATTCAGAAGCATCAAACAAATTGATGTTACTTATCAAAAGCTTTATTAATGAGAATGATTATCAGAACATTCATTTCTGA
- the LOC8289544 gene encoding probable carboxylesterase 15 isoform X1 produces MAAFFSCRALQSFLSPSFSSSSCSSFPNAHYLPQLLPIKLEFPSVSCCSCTHAKLLHPSTNLIFLLDRPFLDTQTALATISVVAAIALSLFLGLKGDPVPCDRCAGNVGGTKCVFCNDGKMKQETGLVDCRVCKGAVAPRNMSNSTPYEVDECRGVLRVYSDGSIWRSTEPSFKVPVHDGGSVLWKDCLFDPVHNLHLRLYKPASSSSSTKLPVFYYIHGGGFCIGSRTWPNCQNYCFKLALDLQAVIISPDYRLAPENRLPAAIEDGFMAMKWLQAQALSEEADTWLSEVADFSKVFISGDSAGGNIAHNLAVRLGAGSPELSPVRVKGYVLLAPFFGGMVRSVSEVEGPKDAFLNWELIDRFWRLSIPIGDTTDHPLVNPFGPYSQSLELVNLDPILVIMGESDLLKDRAKDYAERLKAWGKKIEYVGFEGKQHGFFTIDPNSEASNKLMLLIKSFINENDYQNIHF; encoded by the exons ATGGCTGCATTCTTTTCTTGCAGAGCTCTccaatcttttctttctccttctttttcttcttcttcttgttcttcttttcCAAATGCTCATTATCTTCCACAATTACTCCCAATAAAACTAGAATTCCCATCTGTCTCCTGCTGCAGCTGCACCCATGCGAAACTCCTCCACCCATCCACCAATCTTATCTTCTTACTCGACAGGCCTTTTTTGGACACTCAGACTGCTCTTGCCACTATCAGTGTCGTTGCTGCCATTGCGCTCTCTCTCTTCTTGGGCCTCAAG GGAGATCCTGTTCCCTGTGATCGCTGCGCGGGAAATG TAGGTGGCACAAAATGTGTTTTTTGCAATGATGGCAAGATGAAGCAAGAAACGGGCTTGGTAGACTGTAGGGTTTGCAAGGGTGCAG TAGCACCCAGAAATATGTCCAACTCTACTCCTTATGAGGTCGATGAATGCAGAGGAGTTCTTCGCGTTTACAGCGATGGCTCAATCTGGCGTTCTACTGAGCCAAGCTTCAAAGTTCCTGTTCATGATGGTGGTTCTGTTCTATGGAAAGATTGCCTCTTTGACCCTGTTCATAATCTTCACCTCCGGCTCTACAAGCCAGCTTCTTCATCCTCTTCCACCAAGCTTCCAGTCTTCTATTACATCCATGGTGGTGGCTTTTGCATTGGTTCTCGGACTTGGCCCAACTGTCAAAACTACTGTTTCAAGCTTGCCTTGGACCTTCAAGCTGTGATAATCTCTCCGGATTACCGTTTAGCTCCGGAAAACCGGCTTCCTGCTGCCATTGAGGATGGATTCATGGCCATGAAATGGCTTCAAGCTCAGGCTTTGTCCGAGGAGGCGGATACATGGCTATCTGAGGTTGCTGATTTTAGTAAGGTTTTCATTTCTGGTGATTCAGCTGGTGGGAATATTGCACATAACTTGGCTGTTCGGCTAGGAGCTGGATCGCCCGAGTTGTCCCCTGTTCGGGTGAAGGGTTATGTACTTTTGGCACCCTTTTTCGGTGGGATGGTGAGGTCTGTATCAGAAGTAGAGGGGCCTAAAGACGCATTTCTGAACTGGGAGCTCATTGACAG ATTTTGGAGATTATCCATTCCCATTGGCGATACAACTGATCACCCTCTAGTGAACCCATTTGGACCATATAGCCAGAGTCTTGAACTAGTAAATCTTGACCCAATTCTAGTGATCATGGGAGAAAGTGATCTGCTGAAAGATCGTGCTAAGGATTATGCAGAGAGACTGAAAGCTTGGGGAAAGAAGATCGAATACGTTGGATTCGAAGGAAAGCAACATGGCTTCTTCACCATTGATCCTAATTCAGAAGCATCAAACAAATTGATGTTACTTATCAAAAGCTTTATTAATGAGAATGATTATCAGAACATTCATTTCTGA